The following proteins come from a genomic window of Polaribacter dokdonensis:
- a CDS encoding serine hydrolase domain-containing protein produces the protein MNKIKILIFLISIIFFTSCQNKNNPKTTDLSEISINQIDTLMEVSYERGLFNGNILVAQSNTIIYQNEFGYSDASRSKKLSKNSIFNIGSIAKEFNAVAIMILKERGSLHLEDKLSKFDLQLPNWSNKVTIKHLLQYSSGLPKVKWNSVKNDKDIYTDIKNIDNLIFEPGSDYLYSNNNIFLQRRIVEKVSGMSFNDFIQENILIPSKMSDAIIDATSKNTQLVTSFNNDLVNDSSGDIEFSGWVFPSISDMFNWVNSLHSGKIISKESLMLLFDSFSKNSESALGKGVFKNNELMIYQHQGSSFNYESLIHYNLKEDVMVILMTNNKNLKLRNIAEAIENITKGNSFKIPQKSVYLSIRQKCYNNVDDGIEYYKQLKKNYPDTYNFSEEGELNRLGYKLIEKNQIEDAIKIFKLLVSEFPNSANPYDSLGEAYYLNGNNSMALQNYNKVLELNSNNTNAKKMIKKNKMKN, from the coding sequence ATGAATAAAATAAAAATTCTAATTTTTCTAATATCAATAATCTTTTTCACAAGCTGTCAGAATAAAAATAATCCCAAGACAACGGATTTATCTGAAATATCAATAAACCAAATAGACACATTGATGGAGGTGTCCTATGAACGTGGATTGTTCAATGGGAACATTCTTGTGGCACAGAGCAATACTATTATATATCAAAATGAATTTGGATATTCCGATGCCTCTAGATCAAAAAAACTTAGTAAAAACTCAATATTTAACATTGGTTCTATTGCAAAAGAATTCAACGCAGTTGCTATTATGATCTTGAAAGAACGAGGATCACTACATCTTGAAGATAAGCTATCAAAGTTTGATTTACAGCTACCAAATTGGTCCAACAAAGTAACAATAAAACATCTATTACAATATTCCAGTGGGTTACCAAAAGTAAAATGGAATAGTGTAAAAAATGATAAAGATATATATACTGATATAAAGAATATCGACAATTTAATATTTGAGCCTGGGTCTGATTATCTCTATAGTAACAATAATATCTTTCTTCAAAGAAGGATTGTGGAGAAAGTATCTGGGATGTCTTTCAATGATTTTATCCAAGAAAACATTCTAATTCCTAGTAAAATGTCAGATGCTATTATAGATGCAACTTCCAAAAATACTCAGCTAGTAACTTCATTTAATAATGATTTAGTGAATGATAGCTCTGGTGATATTGAATTTTCAGGTTGGGTGTTTCCTAGCATATCTGACATGTTCAATTGGGTTAATAGTTTACATTCAGGTAAGATAATCTCAAAGGAATCCCTAATGCTATTATTCGATTCCTTTTCAAAAAATAGCGAGTCTGCTTTAGGGAAAGGTGTTTTTAAGAATAATGAGTTAATGATATACCAACATCAAGGTTCTTCCTTTAATTACGAGTCTTTAATACATTATAACCTAAAAGAAGATGTAATGGTCATATTAATGACTAATAATAAAAACTTAAAACTTAGGAATATTGCTGAGGCCATAGAAAACATTACAAAAGGAAACTCTTTTAAAATTCCTCAAAAATCAGTTTATCTCTCAATAAGACAAAAATGCTATAATAATGTAGATGATGGTATCGAATATTATAAACAATTAAAGAAAAATTATCCTGATACTTATAATTTTTCTGAAGAGGGAGAATTAAATAGATTAGGATATAAACTAATTGAGAAAAACCAAATTGAAGATGCAATTAAAATCTTCAAATTGTTAGTTTCGGAGTTTCCTAACTCGGCCAACCCTTATGATAGTCTTGGCGAGGCTTACTATCTTAATGGAAATAATAGTATGGCATTACAAAATTATAATAAGGTTTTAGAATTAAACTCAAATAATACCAACGCAAAAAAAATGATTAAAAAAAATAAAATGAAAAATTAA
- the pafA gene encoding alkaline phosphatase PafA codes for MSNLIISNKIINVLVLYLISLNFSYGQTEGSKKPKLVIGIVVDQMRAEQLYRYETKYSEDGFKRILRDGFNYKNTQYNYTPTVTAAGHSSIYTGTTPAIHGVIGNSWYNRYNEKHTSSVKDTTVVLIGSKNQNNIGASPKQLLTTTISDQLRMSTNFRSKVISVSLKDRGAVLPGGHLANAAYWYDIETSPGYFVSSSYYMNELPKWVSKFNKLEKSSKYLDTVWNTLYPIESYTESYGDNNKYEVVLGDNNPTFPYDFNKLREKYRKRNIEYLMLGFSPAGNTLLTEFAMDAVKNEKLGSDEETDMLTISYSVTDKAGHIFGPNSVEIEDIYLRLDLEISKLLKFLDKEIGKGEYTLFLTSDHGAVPIASYLNDIKVPTGVARIARYKNQLSKYLSTKYGEGSWIQNFEDDQLYLNRTAILEKGLQLESMQQDAVNFLVNLKGISGALASHHLQTSQYNSGLKKLVQNGYHQKRSGDVLLTFDAGLVQDDDSEIEVSSVKGTIHGSGYSYDTHVPLLWFGNGITHGESVRKVSPIDISSTLTMILNLQLPSGNSGYPLKELFK; via the coding sequence ATGAGTAATCTTATAATATCCAATAAAATAATCAATGTTTTAGTATTGTATCTAATTAGCTTAAATTTTTCCTATGGGCAAACTGAAGGCTCAAAAAAACCAAAATTAGTTATTGGTATCGTTGTAGATCAAATGAGGGCTGAACAACTATACAGATATGAAACAAAATACAGCGAAGATGGTTTTAAAAGAATTTTACGAGATGGATTCAATTATAAAAATACGCAATATAATTATACTCCAACGGTTACTGCAGCAGGCCATTCATCAATTTATACAGGTACCACACCAGCCATACATGGTGTAATAGGTAATAGTTGGTACAATCGGTATAATGAGAAACATACTAGTAGTGTGAAAGATACTACCGTAGTTTTAATTGGCAGCAAGAATCAAAATAATATAGGAGCTTCACCCAAGCAACTATTGACGACTACAATTTCTGACCAACTACGAATGAGTACTAATTTCAGATCAAAAGTAATTAGTGTCTCATTAAAAGACAGAGGGGCTGTATTACCTGGAGGTCATCTTGCTAATGCAGCATATTGGTATGATATTGAAACAAGTCCTGGGTATTTTGTTTCCAGCTCTTATTATATGAATGAGTTACCTAAATGGGTAAGTAAGTTTAATAAATTAGAGAAATCGAGTAAGTATTTAGATACCGTTTGGAATACACTTTACCCGATAGAGAGTTATACTGAAAGTTATGGAGATAACAACAAATATGAGGTTGTCCTTGGAGATAACAACCCGACCTTTCCTTATGACTTCAACAAACTTAGAGAAAAATACAGAAAAAGAAATATAGAATATTTGATGTTAGGGTTTTCGCCAGCTGGAAACACATTACTCACTGAATTTGCTATGGATGCAGTTAAAAATGAAAAATTGGGTAGCGATGAAGAAACAGATATGCTTACAATTAGCTATTCTGTCACGGATAAAGCAGGGCATATTTTTGGCCCAAATTCAGTTGAAATAGAAGACATTTATTTAAGATTAGATCTTGAAATAAGTAAACTTCTAAAATTCTTAGATAAAGAAATTGGTAAAGGAGAATATACGTTATTTCTTACGTCTGATCATGGTGCAGTTCCTATCGCCTCTTATTTAAATGATATAAAGGTTCCTACTGGAGTCGCTAGAATAGCAAGATATAAAAACCAATTGAGTAAATATTTAAGCACTAAATATGGAGAAGGTTCATGGATTCAAAATTTTGAAGATGACCAGTTGTATTTGAACAGAACTGCTATCCTTGAAAAAGGATTACAATTAGAAAGTATGCAGCAAGATGCTGTAAATTTTTTAGTAAATCTTAAGGGAATCAGTGGGGCTTTAGCTTCCCATCACTTACAAACCAGTCAATATAATTCTGGTTTAAAGAAGCTCGTTCAAAATGGATATCACCAAAAAAGATCTGGAGATGTTCTTCTTACTTTTGATGCTGGTTTAGTTCAAGATGATGATTCTGAAATTGAGGTGTCTTCAGTAAAAGGGACCATTCATGGTTCAGGCTATAGTTATGACACTCATGTTCCTTTACTTTGGTTTGGAAATGGAATAACACATGGAGAATCGGTAAGAAAAGTTTCGCCTATAGACATTTCATCAACACTAACAATGATTCTGAATCTTCAATTGCCAAGTGGAAATAGTGGGTATCCATTGAAAGAACTATTTAAATAA
- a CDS encoding PD40 domain-containing protein yields MKKLIIKLSVLLIVIVLSACKNNNSKAKENDSSILETPYLGQKPPGLTPIPFAPGLVSTGLYEVNSAFTPDMKAFYFIRRGEEYKKSAFYEYKYNEINGEWEKSEIASPWIGRPVIAPNGQTMHLGDSYLKRTEAGWSELQKLAAPIVSNDSMYIMRLSSSANGTYYFDTYKENDPAFPIRYSRLIDGKHEEAIALPKAINTGTFLSHPFIAPDESYLLFDAKREDGFGDSDIYISFKQNDGTWGNAINLGDKINTNAWEASASITPNGKYLFFSRNVGSDKYENVDIFWVDAKIVYDLKTK; encoded by the coding sequence ATGAAAAAACTCATAATTAAACTCTCAGTATTACTAATAGTAATAGTATTAAGTGCTTGTAAAAATAATAATTCAAAAGCAAAAGAAAATGACTCTTCGATTTTAGAAACCCCATACCTTGGACAAAAACCACCAGGATTAACTCCTATACCATTTGCTCCAGGTCTCGTATCTACAGGTTTGTATGAAGTCAATAGTGCATTTACCCCAGATATGAAGGCGTTTTATTTTATTAGAAGAGGTGAAGAATATAAAAAATCAGCTTTTTACGAATACAAATACAACGAAATTAATGGGGAATGGGAAAAATCAGAAATAGCATCTCCATGGATAGGAAGACCAGTAATAGCTCCAAATGGACAAACAATGCATTTAGGTGACAGCTATCTAAAAAGAACAGAAGCTGGATGGTCAGAATTACAAAAACTAGCAGCTCCTATTGTAAGCAATGATTCTATGTATATTATGCGTCTTTCATCATCTGCAAATGGCACCTATTATTTTGACACCTATAAAGAAAACGATCCAGCTTTTCCAATACGTTATTCACGTTTGATAGATGGAAAGCATGAAGAAGCAATAGCTTTGCCCAAAGCAATAAACACAGGAACTTTTTTAAGCCATCCGTTTATAGCTCCAGATGAATCGTATTTGTTATTTGATGCTAAAAGGGAAGATGGTTTTGGGGACTCTGATATTTATATCAGTTTTAAACAAAATGATGGTACTTGGGGTAATGCCATTAATTTGGGTGATAAAATAAACACCAACGCCTGGGAAGCTTCAGCAAGTATAACACCAAATGGCAAATACCTTTTCTTTAGTAGAAATGTAGGGTCAGATAAATACGAAAATGTAGATATCTTTTGGGTAGATGCAAAAATAGTTTATGATCTCAAAACCAAATAA
- a CDS encoding DUF4386 domain-containing protein: MSANTEQTRLIKTARITGLWYLMMAITGILGFMVFHSQIFVSGNPEQTLTNLVELESTARIRLLLEFGIVISQALTAVWFYKLFKDSYEWEAWTLGIWGMVNALAIMISAISMASAIGIANSDISAMADKVLLIQVFQQIISNAWGIGGLFFGLWLFPMGYIVIKSKRMPIWLGRIIVLGGIGYVLSTLIHYAGIDFSFNEYLTLPATIGEFWMIGYLLIFGIRPSYK, from the coding sequence ATGAGTGCAAATACAGAACAAACAAGATTAATTAAGACCGCTAGAATAACTGGCTTATGGTATTTAATGATGGCTATTACAGGAATTCTAGGTTTTATGGTCTTTCATTCTCAAATATTTGTGTCTGGTAATCCTGAACAAACGCTAACAAATTTAGTAGAATTAGAATCTACAGCAAGAATAAGGTTGCTATTAGAATTTGGTATCGTTATTTCTCAGGCACTTACCGCAGTTTGGTTTTACAAATTATTTAAAGACAGTTATGAATGGGAAGCCTGGACGCTAGGTATATGGGGTATGGTAAATGCTTTAGCCATTATGATCAGTGCAATTTCAATGGCCTCAGCAATAGGTATTGCCAATTCTGATATAAGTGCTATGGCAGACAAAGTTTTACTAATTCAGGTTTTTCAACAAATAATTTCTAATGCCTGGGGTATTGGTGGTCTTTTCTTTGGACTTTGGCTGTTTCCTATGGGATACATAGTTATCAAATCTAAAAGAATGCCCATCTGGTTGGGAAGAATAATTGTTTTAGGTGGTATAGGCTATGTATTGAGTACCTTAATCCACTATGCAGGCATTGATTTTAGCTTCAATGAATATCTTACGCTACCGGCAACTATTGGTGAATTTTGGATGATTGGTTATTTATTAATTTTTGGCATAAGACCTAGCTATAAGTAA
- the trpS gene encoding tryptophan--tRNA ligase, which translates to MLNKSFEKAKEQSKLLENDLYKNPHKYRVLTGDRPTGNLHLGHYFGSIINRLKLQSLGIETYILIADYQVLTDRNVFNEILKFTYELTLDYLACGLDPENYKTHIFPHSHIPELNQLTIPFLTLVSSSELNKNPTVKEEITASGLSNINAGMYIYPVHQAADILFCKSNVVPVGKDQLPHIELTRKIAKRFNTKFNKNIFTEPVALFTDTPTILGLDGIQKMSKSRNNSIMIKSTADETAKLIKSAKTDSSRYISYDPENRPEVSNLLKLASLCSDKSPTDIADKIGDQGAGKLKQLTAEAINTYFEPIRKKRIELEKNKDYVRDILLKGISKARETAIETLREVTEAMNMKI; encoded by the coding sequence ATGTTAAATAAAAGTTTTGAAAAAGCAAAAGAGCAAAGCAAATTATTAGAAAATGATTTGTATAAGAATCCTCATAAGTATCGCGTATTAACGGGAGATAGACCTACAGGTAATTTGCATCTTGGACACTATTTTGGCTCAATTATAAACCGATTAAAATTACAAAGCTTAGGAATTGAGACTTATATTTTAATTGCTGATTATCAAGTGTTGACAGATAGAAATGTTTTTAATGAAATTTTAAAATTCACATATGAACTAACTTTGGACTATTTAGCCTGTGGATTAGACCCTGAAAATTATAAAACTCATATTTTTCCACATAGTCATATTCCTGAATTAAATCAACTAACTATTCCATTTCTGACATTAGTTTCCAGTTCAGAATTAAACAAAAATCCAACTGTTAAAGAAGAAATTACTGCTTCAGGACTGAGTAATATTAATGCAGGAATGTATATCTATCCAGTTCATCAAGCTGCTGATATTTTGTTTTGTAAAAGTAATGTGGTTCCTGTTGGAAAAGATCAATTACCTCATATAGAATTAACTCGGAAAATTGCAAAGCGCTTTAATACCAAATTCAATAAAAATATTTTTACAGAACCAGTTGCACTTTTTACTGATACCCCTACTATTCTTGGGTTAGACGGTATTCAAAAAATGAGTAAAAGTCGCAACAATTCAATTATGATAAAGTCAACAGCTGACGAAACAGCAAAACTAATAAAATCTGCCAAAACTGATTCAAGTCGTTACATATCTTACGACCCCGAAAACAGACCAGAGGTTTCCAACTTACTTAAGTTAGCTTCCTTATGTTCAGATAAAAGTCCAACAGATATTGCTGATAAAATTGGCGACCAAGGTGCAGGAAAACTTAAACAGCTAACAGCAGAAGCTATAAACACATATTTTGAGCCTATTAGAAAAAAAAGAATAGAGCTTGAAAAAAATAAAGATTATGTCAGGGATATTTTGCTTAAAGGTATAAGTAAAGCGAGAGAAACAGCTATTGAAACGCTGAGGGAAGTCACTGAGGCAATGAATATGAAAATATAA
- a CDS encoding alpha/beta fold hydrolase yields the protein MFFKSKEGKEKILTLYNQKLDELNIEYSEKLLETKFGVTNVIITGDTKNPPLVLIHGTGGCAPLILESLPNLSSKYCVYAVDVLAQPNKSAENRLDMKSLDYGKWVTELIEILRLTEVTLVGFSFGGFISLKTLEFKETHIKKAYVIAPVYIVNGNPFKGLFKMFIPLKKFIKTNNDTYLKKVINVLFSEADDFAIQFMGTTFQNCNMDFSPLPVISKQSANNIKAPITIVAAEKDILFPGKKMIKRAKRIFSSLDEIVLLEDSKHVPSNGNFKKIEDLIIGKN from the coding sequence ATGTTTTTCAAATCAAAAGAAGGAAAAGAAAAAATCTTAACGCTTTACAATCAGAAGCTAGATGAACTGAATATCGAATATTCAGAAAAATTGTTAGAAACAAAGTTTGGAGTAACTAATGTTATCATTACTGGTGATACTAAAAACCCTCCATTAGTGCTGATTCATGGTACAGGAGGTTGTGCTCCTTTAATTTTAGAATCACTCCCAAATTTATCTTCAAAATATTGTGTCTATGCAGTTGACGTATTAGCACAACCGAATAAAAGTGCCGAGAATCGATTAGATATGAAGTCGCTAGATTATGGAAAATGGGTTACAGAACTTATCGAAATCTTAAGGCTTACAGAAGTTACTTTAGTTGGGTTTTCTTTTGGGGGTTTTATTTCTTTAAAGACTTTAGAATTCAAAGAAACCCATATTAAAAAAGCATATGTAATTGCACCAGTTTACATTGTAAATGGTAACCCTTTTAAAGGGTTGTTTAAGATGTTTATTCCTTTAAAGAAGTTCATAAAAACAAATAATGATACCTATCTAAAAAAAGTAATAAACGTTCTTTTTAGTGAGGCAGATGATTTTGCCATCCAATTTATGGGAACTACTTTTCAAAACTGTAATATGGATTTTTCTCCTTTACCAGTTATTTCCAAACAATCTGCCAACAATATAAAAGCGCCGATAACTATTGTAGCTGCTGAAAAAGATATCCTATTTCCTGGAAAAAAAATGATAAAAAGAGCCAAACGAATTTTCTCATCATTAGATGAAATAGTTTTACTAGAAGATTCAAAACATGTACCTAGCAATGGAAACTTTAAAAAAATAGAAGATTTAATAATAGGTAAAAACTAA
- a CDS encoding YdeI/OmpD-associated family protein, translating into MLKKELETYCPKNRMEWRGWLEKNHHSKHAIWLVYYKTATKIPSLSWSEAVDEALCFGWIDSTKKTIDDKRYMQYFSKRKPKSVWSKINKEKVDLLIQNKQMTKSGFESIAIAKQNGYWSFMDDAENLIIPNDLKKALAAHQNSFEHFLSLSKSKQKELLGWIVLAKRPETKQKRIRKIIEYVNQGI; encoded by the coding sequence ATGCTTAAAAAAGAGTTAGAAACATACTGCCCTAAAAACCGAATGGAATGGCGTGGCTGGTTAGAAAAAAATCATCACTCAAAACATGCTATTTGGCTTGTATATTATAAAACAGCAACAAAAATACCTTCTCTTAGTTGGAGTGAAGCGGTTGATGAAGCATTATGTTTTGGGTGGATAGATAGCACTAAAAAGACTATAGATGACAAAAGATATATGCAATATTTCAGCAAAAGAAAACCTAAAAGTGTTTGGTCTAAGATAAATAAAGAAAAGGTTGATTTACTCATTCAAAATAAACAAATGACAAAATCAGGATTTGAAAGTATCGCTATTGCTAAACAAAATGGGTATTGGTCATTTATGGATGATGCAGAAAACTTAATCATTCCAAATGATTTGAAAAAAGCGTTAGCCGCTCATCAAAATTCATTTGAACATTTTCTGAGTTTGAGTAAATCGAAACAAAAAGAATTATTAGGTTGGATAGTTTTAGCAAAACGCCCTGAAACCAAACAGAAAAGAATACGTAAAATTATTGAATATGTCAATCAAGGAATTTAG
- a CDS encoding alpha/beta hydrolase — MKNLTFVIIYILLSGVQTTFGQNETDDIIVGSKFVIKSNILDEERTCLISLPDSYNNSSEVDKKYPVIILLDGYTHFKTASGIVHFMSSNRNRNNLMPESIIIAIENVDRERDFTVTKIKTKRPNNMGGGRNFLNFIEKELVPYVDEKYKTEPFRTLVGHSLGGLLTLNSYMDKSSVFNAYISLDPSIWWNEEMMKNKVDSISSISLYKKLYIATANQGEANYKRNKQRHDALYTLIKKKSDKTLNIEIEYFEKENHRSVPLVALYEGLKYINKEE; from the coding sequence ATGAAAAATTTGACATTTGTAATTATATATATTCTTCTTTCAGGAGTACAAACCACATTTGGACAGAATGAAACAGATGATATTATAGTAGGAAGTAAGTTCGTTATTAAATCTAATATTTTAGATGAAGAAAGAACCTGTTTAATAAGTCTTCCTGATTCATACAATAATTCATCTGAAGTTGATAAAAAATATCCAGTTATCATATTATTGGATGGATATACTCATTTTAAAACAGCATCTGGAATAGTACATTTTATGAGTTCTAATAGGAATCGAAACAATTTAATGCCTGAAAGTATTATTATAGCCATAGAGAATGTTGACCGAGAACGAGATTTTACAGTTACAAAAATTAAGACCAAACGACCGAATAATATGGGAGGTGGAAGGAATTTTTTGAATTTCATTGAAAAAGAACTAGTACCCTATGTTGATGAAAAGTACAAGACAGAACCGTTTAGAACTCTTGTTGGGCACTCTTTAGGAGGTCTACTGACATTAAATTCTTATATGGATAAAAGTAGCGTATTCAATGCTTACATTTCTTTAGACCCAAGTATTTGGTGGAATGAAGAGATGATGAAAAACAAAGTTGATTCTATTTCCTCAATATCATTATATAAAAAATTGTATATCGCTACTGCCAATCAAGGAGAGGCTAATTACAAAAGGAATAAACAAAGACACGACGCTCTCTATACTTTAATAAAAAAGAAATCGGATAAAACTCTAAATATCGAAATAGAATATTTTGAAAAAGAAAACCATCGCTCTGTACCATTAGTAGCTTTATACGAAGGGTTAAAATATATTAATAAAGAGGAATGA